A window of the Juglans microcarpa x Juglans regia isolate MS1-56 chromosome 5D, Jm3101_v1.0, whole genome shotgun sequence genome harbors these coding sequences:
- the LOC121266270 gene encoding photosystem I reaction center subunit III, chloroplastic-like has protein sequence MSLTIPTNLSKPVLKPKLSSPSSPKSRPMILCSSTSQNTNPEKSTSTSPLQTFSAALALSSIILSAAPVPAMADIAGLTPCKESKQFAKREKQQIKKLESSLKLYAPDSAPALAIKATIDKTKRRFDNYGKAGLLCGSDGLPHLIVSGDQRHWGEFITPGLLFLYIAGWIGWVGRSYLIAIRVEKKPTEKEIIIDVPLASRLAFRGFSWPIAAYREFVNGDLIAKDV, from the coding sequence atgtcTCTCACTATTCCCACAAATCTGTCTAAACCCGTGTTAAAGCCGAAGTTAAGCTCTCCATCGAGCCCAAAATCGAGGCCTATGATACTCTGCAGCTCGACTTCTCAAAACACCAACCCAGAGAAAAGTACCAGCACTTCGCCACTGCAGACTTTCTCTGCTGCACTCGCGCTCTCCTCCATCATTCTCTCTGCGGCCCCAGTTCCCGCCATGGCCGACATCGCCGGCCTGACCCCATGCAAGGAGTCCAAGCAGTTCGCCAAACGAGAGAAGCAACAGATCAAGAAGCTGGAGTCGTCGTTGAAGCTGTACGCACCGGACAGCGCGCCGGCTCTGGCAATCAAAGCCACGATAGATAAGACGAAGAGGAGGTTCGACAACTACGGAAAGGCGGGATTGCTGTGCGGGTCAGACGGGCTTCCCCATTTGATAGTGAGCGGTGATCAGAGGCACTGGGGAGAGTTCATAACACCGGGGTTACTGTTTCTGTACATAGCGGGGTGGATCGGGTGGGTTGGCCGCAGCTACCTGATTGCGATAAGGGTTGAAAAGAAGCCGACGGAGAAGGAAATCATCATTGATGTGCCGTTGGCTTCGAGGTTGGCCTTCAGAGGCTTCAGTTGGCCTATTGCTGCCTACAGAGAATTCGTCAATGGCGACCTTATTGCCAAGGATGTCTAA